A region from the Pectinophora gossypiella chromosome 29, ilPecGoss1.1, whole genome shotgun sequence genome encodes:
- the LOC126379628 gene encoding protein LLP homolog, producing the protein MAKSIRSKWKRKCRAIKRERYAVKELARLKKMLGIKEEDKKPEESEVMESDQVIFLDAGEIAKKNAKKTKKQKIKEAEEQEDVEMSSDDEKIEVDDGDKGKRIYSSKTLKDQNGQYPIWLHKRKIAKMNKVTKKAAKKRSKKRRR; encoded by the coding sequence ATGGAAGCGCAAATGCAGAGCCATCAAACGCGAGCGGTATGCCGTAAAAGAACTGGCCAGATTGAAGAAGATGCTGGGAATAAAGGAGGAAGATAAGAAGCCCGAAGAAAGTGAGGTTATGGAGTCCGACCAAGTTATTTTCTTAGACGCTGGTGAAATTGCAAAGAAGAACGCTAAAAAGACTAAGAAGCAAAAGATTAAGGAAGCAGAAGAGCAAGAGGACGTCGAAATGAGCTCCGATGACGAAAAAATCGAAGTCGACGACGGTGACAAAGGCAAGAGAATATACAGCTCCAAAACGTTAAAAGATCAAAACGGACAGTACCCCATATGGCTGCACAAGAGGAAAATCGCGAAAATGAATAAGGTTACGAAAAAAGCCGCGAAGAAACGGTCAAAAAAGCGAAGGCGATAG